Proteins from one Labrenzia sp. CE80 genomic window:
- a CDS encoding PepSY domain-containing protein, with product MSTSNPNDVGTVRAATSAAIKSPFYLAAWRWHFYAGLFVIPFLTILAITGLTMMYIGYFDGRDGGYLKIPVQQNAIVLSVSEQADNALSAIPGSKMVEWLKARGPENPSVFRVKAEDGAQSMVAVNPYTGEVVDTWPRRSGWYDFADGIHSDLMMGTTGDRFLEIAAGLSIVMIITGLYLWWPRDGSFLHAFVPNLKTSGRAIWQGLHTVIGVYVSVFLLLFLITGMSWTGVWGSKIMQAWSTFPAEKWDNVPLSDDTHASMNHAPRTDVPWALEQTPMPASGSDAGTASIASGAPVTVDSVAALAHELGFNARYRVSYPSGENGVWTINQDTMSADAEDPFSDRTVHIDRYTGNVLANVAFADYSLAGKAMAVGTPFHMGLMGLWNLVLNTFVCLSVIFLSVSGVVMWWMRRPAKSAIRLFAPRVPENRPHWRGAMLAMLIVSLAFPLAGLALIVALALDILVLSRIPALRSAFA from the coding sequence ATGTCTACTTCAAACCCAAACGATGTCGGGACCGTCAGAGCCGCGACGTCGGCGGCGATAAAATCTCCATTCTATCTGGCGGCCTGGCGCTGGCATTTTTATGCCGGCCTGTTCGTCATTCCCTTTCTTACGATTCTGGCCATCACTGGTCTGACAATGATGTACATCGGCTATTTTGATGGCCGCGATGGCGGCTATCTCAAGATCCCGGTTCAGCAAAACGCAATTGTGCTCAGTGTCTCGGAGCAGGCTGACAATGCGCTTTCTGCCATCCCCGGCAGCAAAATGGTCGAATGGCTCAAGGCGAGGGGACCTGAAAACCCGTCGGTCTTCCGCGTCAAGGCAGAAGACGGCGCGCAGAGCATGGTCGCAGTCAATCCATATACGGGCGAAGTGGTCGATACATGGCCTCGGCGCAGTGGCTGGTACGACTTTGCAGACGGCATCCACAGTGATCTCATGATGGGAACCACTGGCGATCGCTTTCTTGAAATCGCCGCCGGCCTGAGCATCGTGATGATCATCACGGGTCTCTATCTCTGGTGGCCACGTGACGGTTCGTTCCTGCATGCCTTTGTGCCGAACTTGAAGACTTCGGGGCGCGCGATTTGGCAGGGCCTGCACACCGTCATCGGGGTCTATGTCTCGGTTTTCCTCCTGCTCTTCCTGATCACCGGAATGTCCTGGACGGGTGTCTGGGGCAGCAAGATCATGCAGGCCTGGAGCACTTTCCCGGCCGAGAAATGGGACAACGTGCCTCTCTCGGACGATACCCATGCATCGATGAACCACGCGCCACGCACCGACGTGCCCTGGGCGCTGGAGCAGACGCCTATGCCGGCTTCCGGTTCAGACGCGGGCACTGCGAGTATCGCGAGCGGTGCGCCGGTGACCGTGGACAGCGTTGCTGCTCTCGCACACGAGCTGGGCTTCAACGCTCGCTATCGGGTTTCCTATCCCAGTGGCGAGAATGGGGTCTGGACGATCAACCAGGATACGATGAGCGCTGATGCCGAGGATCCCTTTTCCGACAGAACGGTTCATATTGATCGCTACACCGGCAATGTGCTGGCAAACGTCGCCTTCGCCGATTACTCGCTGGCGGGCAAGGCAATGGCTGTCGGAACGCCGTTCCATATGGGCCTTATGGGGCTTTGGAACCTTGTTTTGAACACATTCGTCTGCCTGTCCGTGATATTTCTGTCGGTCAGCGGTGTGGTCATGTGGTGGATGCGCCGGCCGGCGAAGAGCGCTATTCGTCTCTTTGCGCCACGTGTACCTGAAAATCGCCCGCACTGGCGCGGGGCCATGCTGGCCATGCTGATTGTGTCGCTGGCATTCCCGCTGGCGGGACTGGCGCTGATCGTAGCGCTTGCCCTCGATATTCTAGTGCTGTCCCGCATTCCGGCGCTGCGCAGCGCCTTTGCCTGA
- a CDS encoding Hsp70 family protein, with amino-acid sequence MPKAYGLDFGTSNTVLAACDSGAGATQLTFGTDREIQSGIATLLSFLDRSPGGLPLAAVGPWAIQQFLEHMGDVRFIQSLKTFVASKQFKGTGVFGSPYDFESLMRTFVHGAFAHLSAPMNADGARLVVGRPVIFAGNAPDEELAMARYRKALTSFGFDDILFVYEPVAAAFSFAQRLGQDALVLVADFGGGTSDYSLMRFSRKGGVLKATPLGRGGVGVAGDTFDYRIIDNVILPELGKGSHYKSMGKVLEVPPNLFSNFARWHLLSVFKTSDDYKEMKKLLRWCVEPDKIELFIDLVDEDQGYPLYKAVSDAKAKLSSQDSVELRFAPLGRDFEVTVTRSEFDGWIAEDLGRLDKALDQTLAAAGVADADVDQVFLTGGTSFVPALRSMFQARFGAQKLAGGEELSSIATGLALIGAREDAGDWALA; translated from the coding sequence ATGCCCAAAGCCTATGGTCTTGACTTTGGAACGTCCAATACTGTGCTCGCTGCCTGCGACAGTGGCGCAGGGGCCACGCAATTGACCTTCGGAACAGATAGAGAGATCCAGTCTGGCATTGCGACACTCCTGAGCTTTCTGGACAGAAGTCCTGGTGGTTTGCCCCTTGCAGCTGTCGGCCCCTGGGCCATCCAGCAATTTCTTGAGCATATGGGCGATGTCCGTTTCATCCAGTCGCTGAAAACATTCGTCGCGAGCAAACAATTCAAGGGCACAGGTGTCTTTGGCAGCCCGTATGATTTTGAAAGCCTCATGAGAACCTTCGTGCATGGGGCGTTCGCACATTTGAGCGCGCCAATGAATGCAGATGGTGCGCGCCTCGTCGTCGGCCGACCTGTGATCTTTGCGGGAAACGCGCCCGACGAAGAACTCGCCATGGCACGCTACCGAAAGGCGCTCACCTCGTTTGGATTTGACGACATCCTGTTTGTCTACGAGCCGGTTGCCGCGGCATTTTCTTTTGCCCAGCGCCTGGGGCAGGATGCACTGGTTCTCGTCGCCGACTTTGGCGGCGGCACAAGCGATTACTCCTTGATGCGTTTTTCGCGCAAAGGCGGTGTCTTGAAAGCGACACCTCTTGGACGAGGCGGTGTCGGCGTCGCCGGTGACACATTTGACTACCGGATCATTGACAATGTCATCCTGCCGGAGCTGGGCAAGGGCAGTCACTACAAGAGCATGGGCAAGGTCCTCGAGGTGCCGCCTAACTTGTTTTCCAATTTTGCCCGCTGGCACCTTCTCTCTGTCTTCAAGACCTCAGACGACTACAAGGAGATGAAGAAACTGCTGCGCTGGTGCGTCGAGCCGGACAAGATTGAGCTCTTCATTGATCTGGTAGATGAGGATCAAGGTTATCCTCTTTACAAGGCCGTCTCTGACGCCAAGGCGAAGCTCTCCAGCCAGGACAGCGTGGAATTGCGCTTCGCGCCTCTGGGCAGGGATTTCGAAGTTACGGTAACACGGTCTGAATTTGACGGCTGGATTGCCGAGGATCTTGGTCGCCTGGACAAGGCCCTGGACCAGACACTGGCCGCTGCCGGTGTCGCCGACGCAGACGTCGATCAGGTTTTCCTGACAGGTGGAACGTCTTTCGTTCCAGCGCTCCGATCCATGTTTCAAGCACGATTTGGGGCGCAGAAATTGGCCGGTGGCGAAGAACTCTCCTCGATTGCCACCGGCCTTGCACTTATCGGCGCCCGCGAAGACGCTGGTGACTGGGCGCTCGCCTAG
- a CDS encoding ACT domain-containing protein — MTSHLVFTVIAQDRPGLVDRLAEAIAVSGGNWVESSMARLGGEFAGIVSVDIDPDSLGDLHERFDALLTDGIAITLRSDAARAEAPSGYAAHLDLVSQDHPGILRQITKVLNEHNVSIEHLETAVVQGSMSGEKLFKASADLRLPDGLGPSELGEALQETAADMMADINLID; from the coding sequence GTGACCAGCCATCTGGTTTTTACCGTGATCGCGCAGGATCGTCCCGGCCTTGTAGATCGCTTGGCAGAAGCAATTGCGGTTTCTGGCGGTAACTGGGTCGAAAGTTCGATGGCGCGGCTTGGCGGTGAATTCGCCGGGATCGTCAGCGTCGATATTGACCCTGACTCTCTTGGGGACCTGCACGAGAGATTTGACGCGCTGCTCACTGATGGCATAGCGATCACACTGCGCTCTGATGCTGCGCGCGCAGAGGCGCCGAGCGGATACGCGGCTCACCTCGATCTGGTGTCACAGGACCACCCGGGAATTCTCAGGCAGATCACCAAGGTTCTCAACGAGCACAACGTGAGTATCGAGCATCTGGAGACGGCAGTCGTGCAAGGTTCCATGTCAGGTGAGAAGCTGTTTAAGGCATCGGCTGACTTGCGACTTCCCGATGGCCTTGGGCCGAGCGAACTGGGTGAGGCACTTCAGGAAACGGCAGCCGATATGATGGCGGATATCAACTTGATTGATTGA
- the adhP gene encoding alcohol dehydrogenase AdhP, which produces MSNEMKAAVVRAFGAPLDISSVKRPGAKPGKIVVKIEACGVCHTDLHAAEGDWPVKPAPPFIPGHEGVGFVCEVGAGVTTVKEGDRVGVPWLHTACGHCRHCVGGWETLCPDQQNTGYSVNGGFAEYVLADPEYVGHLPDRLDFAPAAPILCAGVTVYKGLKETDTKPGDTVVIVGVGGLGHLAVQYAKAMGRHVVAVDISDSKLALAKKLGADMVINAANTDPVKELQSGGGAEGVLVTAVSNSSFSQGVGMLGRGGTMSLVGLPPGDFPLSIFETVLMRKTIRGSIVGTRNDLVESLQFAAEGKVASHYSEDSLDNINAIFDKMRAGGIDGRVVMTL; this is translated from the coding sequence ATGTCCAATGAAATGAAAGCAGCGGTCGTACGTGCCTTTGGCGCGCCACTCGATATTTCGTCGGTCAAACGGCCGGGAGCGAAACCGGGCAAGATCGTGGTGAAGATAGAAGCCTGCGGCGTCTGTCACACAGATCTACACGCAGCCGAAGGCGATTGGCCGGTCAAGCCCGCACCACCTTTCATTCCGGGACACGAAGGTGTCGGTTTCGTTTGCGAAGTCGGCGCAGGCGTCACCACCGTGAAGGAAGGAGACCGCGTTGGCGTGCCGTGGCTCCACACGGCCTGTGGCCATTGCCGTCACTGCGTCGGCGGTTGGGAGACGCTTTGCCCCGACCAGCAAAACACCGGCTACAGCGTCAACGGCGGTTTCGCTGAATACGTTCTGGCCGATCCGGAGTATGTCGGACACCTGCCCGATCGACTTGACTTCGCGCCTGCCGCGCCGATCCTTTGTGCTGGTGTTACCGTCTACAAAGGCTTGAAAGAGACGGATACGAAGCCGGGAGATACGGTGGTCATTGTTGGCGTGGGCGGCCTTGGCCATCTTGCTGTGCAATACGCCAAGGCCATGGGACGGCATGTGGTGGCTGTCGACATCTCGGACAGCAAGCTCGCCCTAGCAAAAAAGCTTGGCGCCGACATGGTGATCAATGCTGCGAACACTGACCCGGTCAAGGAGCTTCAGAGCGGCGGCGGGGCAGAAGGGGTTCTGGTCACCGCGGTCTCCAACAGCTCTTTCTCTCAAGGGGTCGGCATGCTTGGCCGCGGCGGCACAATGAGCTTGGTCGGCCTGCCACCGGGTGACTTCCCGCTGTCGATCTTCGAGACCGTTCTGATGCGCAAGACCATTCGTGGCTCCATCGTCGGAACACGCAATGACCTCGTAGAGTCCCTGCAGTTTGCCGCGGAGGGCAAGGTGGCGTCCCACTACAGCGAGGACTCGCTCGACAACATCAACGCGATTTTCGACAAGATGCGCGCTGGCGGCATCGACGGTCGTGTCGTGATGACGCTTTAG
- the msrA gene encoding peptide-methionine (S)-S-oxide reductase MsrA — protein sequence MSFMTMLTKKFALPSAEEALPGRDEPIVPENAHFVSGRSLTGPFPEGYKTVVLGMGCFWGAERLFWETDGVWVSAVGYAGGHTPNPTYNETCTGRTGHTEVVLVVYDPSKVTLSALLKVFWENHDPTQGMRQGNDTGTQYRSAIYVLAADDLSVAENSRASFQQALKDAGHAAAITTEVSTLDAFYYAEDYHQQYLAKNPSGYCGLKGTGVSCVG from the coding sequence ATGTCTTTCATGACGATGCTGACCAAAAAATTTGCGTTGCCAAGTGCTGAGGAGGCATTGCCCGGGCGGGATGAACCGATCGTTCCGGAAAACGCGCACTTCGTCTCTGGAAGGTCCCTGACCGGCCCGTTTCCAGAGGGTTACAAGACGGTCGTTCTCGGGATGGGATGTTTCTGGGGCGCAGAGCGCCTGTTTTGGGAGACAGATGGCGTTTGGGTGAGCGCTGTTGGATATGCAGGCGGCCATACGCCCAACCCGACCTACAACGAGACCTGCACGGGCCGAACCGGCCACACGGAAGTCGTTCTGGTTGTCTATGACCCGAGTAAAGTCACGCTCAGTGCCCTGCTCAAGGTGTTTTGGGAAAATCACGATCCGACACAGGGCATGCGTCAGGGCAATGACACGGGAACGCAGTACCGCTCGGCGATTTATGTCTTGGCCGCCGATGATCTGAGCGTGGCCGAGAACTCGCGTGCTTCTTTTCAGCAGGCTTTGAAGGATGCAGGGCACGCTGCTGCTATCACTACGGAAGTTTCGACGCTTGACGCGTTTTACTATGCTGAAGACTATCACCAGCAGTATTTGGCAAAGAACCCCTCAGGATACTGCGGACTGAAGGGGACAGGCGTCTCCTGCGTCGGCTAA
- a CDS encoding methyl-accepting chemotaxis protein, whose protein sequence is MSENVTQSSGLDALRTSFAKYIIFFIWANVILVMVATAWNGTAPLVVISGAALLLGAGATATWLKFKNGAETRIATAISLAALVALFVAGMASADPTTSYQLDAHMYFFAMLAILAGWVDWRALVAYAGVVAVHHLVLNFALPWAVFPNGADFARVVFHAVVVVAEVAVLWWTVAQLEKAFFLSDKARSDAEAAQIQASSMQQAEDARMNEERERQGRVGERISEFRQEIEVKLSAVTEQVRAMRSASQDLGSVAEDTSGRAAVAADASDTASSNVQTVASAAEELSSSIGEISRQVEQTTGIVAQATDGAQTSNQKVAGLAEAANRIGEVVTLIQAIAEQTNLLALNATIEAARAGEAGKGFAVVAAEVKELANQTSKATEEIGAQISAIQNETKDAVEAIGAIAATMDEINDYTSAIAAAVEEQGSATDEISRNVAEAANGTGLVATNIGGLSEAAERTTTSASTVAQSAEELEREAELMRASVDAFLKDVAA, encoded by the coding sequence ATGAGTGAGAATGTGACGCAGAGTTCGGGTCTGGATGCCCTTCGTACTTCATTCGCGAAGTACATCATTTTCTTCATCTGGGCGAATGTCATTCTGGTGATGGTCGCGACTGCATGGAACGGCACAGCGCCTTTGGTCGTGATTTCAGGAGCCGCGCTGTTGCTTGGAGCAGGGGCAACCGCGACATGGCTGAAATTTAAAAACGGCGCCGAGACAAGAATTGCGACCGCTATTTCCCTCGCCGCACTTGTTGCGCTTTTTGTTGCCGGCATGGCCAGTGCCGACCCGACGACCTCCTATCAGCTCGACGCCCATATGTATTTCTTCGCCATGTTGGCGATCCTTGCTGGCTGGGTCGATTGGCGTGCTTTGGTCGCCTACGCGGGCGTGGTAGCGGTTCACCACCTCGTTTTGAATTTCGCGCTCCCCTGGGCGGTGTTCCCTAATGGCGCCGACTTCGCACGGGTTGTTTTCCATGCTGTTGTTGTCGTAGCCGAGGTCGCCGTCCTCTGGTGGACGGTTGCGCAGCTTGAAAAAGCCTTTTTCCTTTCCGACAAGGCGCGTAGCGACGCTGAAGCAGCTCAAATTCAGGCCTCTTCCATGCAGCAGGCCGAGGACGCCCGCATGAACGAAGAACGCGAGCGCCAGGGCCGAGTGGGCGAACGGATTTCTGAGTTCCGGCAGGAAATTGAAGTCAAGCTGTCTGCCGTCACGGAACAGGTTCGCGCCATGCGCAGCGCTTCCCAGGACCTTGGTTCTGTCGCCGAAGATACATCCGGCCGGGCGGCAGTTGCGGCAGATGCATCTGATACCGCGTCTTCAAATGTACAGACCGTTGCTTCTGCGGCGGAAGAGCTGTCCTCTTCGATCGGAGAGATTTCCCGCCAGGTTGAGCAGACCACCGGCATCGTTGCCCAGGCAACTGACGGAGCGCAGACAAGCAATCAGAAAGTGGCAGGTCTTGCCGAGGCGGCAAATCGCATTGGTGAGGTTGTGACTCTCATTCAGGCAATTGCCGAGCAAACCAATCTTCTTGCACTTAACGCGACCATTGAGGCTGCACGCGCAGGTGAGGCTGGCAAGGGCTTCGCCGTTGTTGCCGCCGAAGTCAAGGAACTCGCCAATCAGACGTCCAAGGCGACAGAGGAGATCGGCGCGCAGATTTCGGCGATCCAGAATGAAACCAAGGATGCCGTCGAGGCAATTGGGGCGATCGCTGCAACAATGGATGAAATCAACGACTACACGTCTGCCATTGCTGCAGCCGTCGAGGAGCAAGGTTCTGCAACCGATGAGATCTCTCGTAACGTGGCGGAAGCGGCGAATGGCACAGGGTTGGTCGCGACCAACATTGGTGGCCTGAGCGAAGCAGCAGAGCGCACCACGACGTCGGCTTCGACCGTTGCTCAGTCCGCTGAAGAACTGGAGCGCGAGGCAGAGCTGATGCGCGCTTCGGTCGATGCGTTCCTGAAGGATGTTGCTGCCTAA
- a CDS encoding chorismate-binding protein, which produces MGTPEFDWSAEEYGEAFHEVQEHLAQGDIYQVNLTLRARFAHKGSPEALLLDLLYKQPVAHAADLKLEDRTVLSLSPELFLERQGDCLRTRPMKGTAPRGRTTQEGERISRQLSADPKQRAENTMIVDLMRNDLSRIAEPGSVKVTALCEVERYKSPHQMTSTVEARVKKDVRFSEIITRLFPCGSIGGAPKLSAMMTSDRLESSPRGVYTGFIGFIGFIGFIEPGGDFNFNVAIRTLVLKSNGQGEVGTGSGVVFDSGATPEYDECRLKLNSFQARRRHSISLRPWLLRLRTAFCCLNDIWRGCPTPRPTSAFSTTRELSGTHWKSWLRVLSARCG; this is translated from the coding sequence CTGGGGACACCCGAGTTCGACTGGTCGGCCGAGGAATACGGCGAGGCCTTTCATGAGGTTCAAGAACACCTCGCTCAAGGCGATATATATCAGGTCAATCTGACGTTACGGGCGCGGTTCGCACACAAGGGGTCTCCGGAGGCGTTGCTGCTTGACCTGCTTTACAAACAACCCGTGGCACACGCTGCCGATCTAAAGTTGGAGGACAGGACAGTCCTCTCCCTATCGCCAGAACTGTTTTTGGAGCGGCAAGGTGATTGCTTGCGCACCCGGCCGATGAAGGGGACCGCGCCCCGAGGGCGGACCACCCAGGAAGGTGAACGCATTTCCCGCCAGCTCTCGGCGGACCCCAAACAGCGCGCTGAGAATACGATGATCGTTGATCTCATGCGCAATGACCTGTCGCGCATCGCGGAGCCCGGCTCAGTCAAGGTGACGGCGCTCTGTGAGGTCGAGCGCTACAAGAGCCCACATCAGATGACGTCGACTGTTGAAGCAAGGGTCAAAAAAGATGTGCGGTTCTCCGAAATCATCACAAGGCTCTTTCCCTGCGGTTCGATTGGGGGTGCGCCGAAACTCAGCGCGATGATGACTTCCGATCGACTGGAGAGCTCGCCAAGAGGCGTCTACACCGGCTTTATCGGCTTTATCGGCTTTATCGGCTTTATCGAACCAGGTGGTGACTTCAATTTCAATGTCGCCATTAGAACGTTGGTTCTGAAATCGAACGGGCAGGGGGAGGTCGGTACCGGATCAGGTGTTGTTTTCGATTCCGGAGCTACACCGGAGTACGACGAGTGCCGACTGAAGCTAAATTCCTTTCAAGCGAGACGTCGTCATTCCATCTCTTTGAGACCATGGCTTTTACGCCTGCGGACGGCTTTCTGCTGCTTGAACGACATCTGGCGCGGCTGTCCGACTCCTCGGCCTACTTCGGCTTTCAGTACGACGAGGGAGCTGTCAGGGACACATTGGAAGAGCTGGCTGCGGGTCTTATCGGCCCGATGCGGTTGA
- a CDS encoding aminotransferase class IV: protein MARLSDSSAYFGFQYDEGAVRDTLEELAAGLIGPMRLKIQLSEMGEVTISHTPLVVVPRDEAWDVAVASEACHSSDVFLYHKTTNRTFCDETRAAYAKKTGCQEVLFLNENCFFRRAVSPISS, encoded by the coding sequence CTGGCGCGGCTGTCCGACTCCTCGGCCTACTTCGGCTTTCAGTACGACGAGGGAGCTGTCAGGGACACATTGGAAGAGCTGGCTGCGGGTCTTATCGGCCCGATGCGGTTGAAAATACAGTTATCTGAAATGGGTGAGGTAACGATCTCGCACACACCCCTTGTTGTCGTCCCCAGAGACGAGGCGTGGGACGTCGCGGTGGCCTCTGAAGCTTGCCATTCATCGGACGTGTTCCTCTATCACAAGACCACAAACCGGACCTTCTGCGATGAGACCCGTGCTGCATATGCCAAAAAGACAGGCTGTCAGGAAGTTTTGTTCCTGAATGAAAACTGTTTTTTTCGGAGGGCAGTTTCACCAATCTCTTCTTGA
- a CDS encoding nucleotidyltransferase family protein has translation MPLTANATRFDRNYLGDCYRSSEDERRAALEDIVRSTPDLMAILTSIKRLGLPDGWLVSGGVYQTVWNTLTGRPAGHGIKDYDIIYFDGTDLSYEAEDAVINAVETDLPLLAERLETKNQARVHLWYEKRFGRSYPPLSCSMESLTFYAAKTHSVAVRLRDDGQLDIHAPFGLSNIFGMRLAPNHAFDNSHTYLEKGARMIAQWPELELEPWHTKAD, from the coding sequence ATGCCCCTCACTGCTAACGCTACAAGATTTGACCGCAACTACCTTGGCGATTGCTATCGTTCCTCGGAGGATGAACGCCGGGCTGCTCTGGAAGACATCGTGAGGTCGACACCGGACCTCATGGCGATCCTAACCTCTATCAAGCGCCTCGGGTTGCCTGACGGATGGCTTGTTTCGGGCGGTGTCTATCAGACGGTCTGGAATACACTCACCGGACGCCCGGCCGGTCATGGCATCAAGGACTACGACATCATCTATTTTGACGGTACCGACTTGTCCTATGAGGCTGAAGACGCTGTGATCAACGCTGTCGAAACGGATCTGCCTCTGCTCGCCGAGCGATTGGAAACCAAAAACCAGGCTCGGGTGCATCTCTGGTACGAGAAGAGGTTTGGAAGGTCCTATCCGCCCTTGAGTTGCTCCATGGAGTCGCTGACCTTTTACGCCGCCAAGACACATTCAGTGGCGGTTCGGCTGAGAGATGATGGCCAGCTCGACATTCACGCGCCCTTTGGTCTCTCCAATATATTCGGGATGCGCCTGGCACCCAACCACGCCTTTGACAACAGTCATACATATCTGGAGAAAGGCGCAAGGATGATAGCACAGTGGCCTGAACTCGAGCTTGAACCGTGGCACACCAAGGCCGACTAA